In Microvenator marinus, one genomic interval encodes:
- a CDS encoding HEAT repeat domain-containing protein, with the protein MKRIYAFGFALFLSVMAGDFAHAQDWDVQSDRTQEIVRRYQQLLERTPTEGFAFQKLLDYVGKGKGLDNLISQYEKKVEDNPDKVNFRLILGHLFKAKSEYTSALEQYDKAVELSPDSSLAWMSRGTAHLMLQHEDDASVDFEKALELETDRTKRQEILRKLSDLAFHRRDWEKAQQYYDQLVQMEPRNEYLRMEYAQILVRYKRYDKALEQYEELVKLAGRDAKTKATTMRDMGELYEMMGRDNDALETYRSAMRLVSSSNWLHKELRLRIVGVYRKTNRLSELVEEYENQWRNPNYDQSMELAELYEELGMEEEALGMFRRASRLNSRSADARLKVIRILERRGQEAEVIKAYKDLIRVSRGQSRYEFDLVRVYMRSARRDEATSLLKSIERRYSRDLDVHMNLADAYMRFEMRDEALRIYQKLVKLEPKNDAFILGLGEFYYQSGELDKAVETWTKLLNSNLTAAEAHAKLGQVLAEHGMVERGLTHYEKAVEISPEDLGVRRGLALAYEHARQWQKSIDTWTYVLDNADHALTSNEARSRIINIYRRTNRLRGKMREFQQAFESRPRDIQAGFFLAESHIRLMAYSDAETIYEELAAIAKRGDAGEKSQEVEIDALVSLDKLYQQTGELEKAIATLQRLAELMPARSKDYFHRIAEVSLRLYQDDQAVHYATLAVQLNPDDAMAQARLGDVYMKMGNKESAAVQYRQAVDLDPRAYEIQMKLATILIELGQLPEAEKYLRDLVQKAEDENLILDAARRAVSLAEADDRLEEVEAEFYPLVYRSPPKQVYRRVMVEVYDRLTLPLVTQDQFGVASNKAEATRKIKEIGTRALPVLVDSLQASDLGVRAAAIRLLADLRQKNAAVALANLVDNPAENLRVEAAISVAHLGEPRAVQPLIRLVSDTDPNLRELGIWALGGVGGEKAVSTLVDVLKGGQSWREQTLAALGLGRIGGDKAVRELASFYETLGERRFGEYMGVAVVWGLARSGNPLAVDALKKSLEEGNSETSTVAAWGLSRVANEAAVAALFEQLWGDDMTTRRRAAVALGQWGSVDQNSEERLEEMRSETRLIQVRERKIDVEGLLRHLRVEAELIKRGDPSKLLGEHADTIAQVAVDVVRAGRGHEVVADLVDSSGRPRLGQVIPSVPEGDLDLWKSIARASLRELQGLETLNDSERLAVLQLIHGLGDKENLGFVTSSLKHENSAVRTQAVFALSKVGGREHVDELAKLMSDSSWEVRVQTAKSMGILAGPGGNPAAERALLNGLKDKFSSVREASVWGLGELKSTSSVGALRELLLSEPIAMKVACIEALKKIASSEAMELVARHRQHPDYRVRAAAN; encoded by the coding sequence ATGAAGAGAATATACGCCTTCGGTTTTGCACTTTTTTTGAGTGTTATGGCTGGTGATTTTGCGCATGCTCAGGACTGGGATGTGCAGTCGGACCGCACGCAAGAGATCGTTCGGCGCTATCAGCAACTGCTTGAGCGCACGCCGACCGAAGGCTTTGCTTTTCAGAAATTGCTCGATTACGTGGGCAAGGGAAAGGGCCTGGATAACCTTATTTCCCAGTATGAAAAGAAGGTTGAGGATAATCCCGATAAGGTCAATTTCCGGCTCATACTCGGGCACCTTTTCAAGGCAAAGAGCGAGTATACAAGCGCGCTTGAGCAATATGATAAGGCGGTTGAGCTCAGTCCAGACTCCTCCCTGGCGTGGATGAGTCGAGGAACGGCGCACCTCATGCTGCAGCACGAGGACGATGCATCCGTGGACTTTGAGAAGGCGCTGGAGCTCGAGACTGACCGGACCAAACGACAAGAAATCTTGCGTAAACTCTCAGATTTGGCCTTCCACCGGCGCGACTGGGAAAAGGCCCAGCAGTACTACGATCAGCTGGTTCAAATGGAGCCTCGGAACGAGTACTTGCGGATGGAGTACGCACAGATTCTCGTGCGCTACAAACGCTACGATAAGGCGCTCGAGCAGTACGAAGAGCTTGTGAAGCTCGCCGGGCGCGACGCGAAGACCAAAGCCACCACGATGCGCGATATGGGTGAGCTCTACGAGATGATGGGGCGCGACAACGACGCGCTTGAGACGTATCGGAGCGCCATGCGTTTGGTGTCTTCGTCGAATTGGCTGCACAAAGAGCTTCGATTGAGAATTGTCGGCGTCTACCGAAAGACTAACAGGCTCTCTGAGCTAGTTGAGGAGTACGAGAACCAGTGGCGAAACCCCAATTATGACCAGTCGATGGAGCTCGCTGAGCTTTATGAAGAGTTGGGGATGGAGGAAGAGGCTCTGGGCATGTTCCGCAGAGCGTCGAGGCTAAACTCCCGTAGCGCAGATGCACGCTTGAAGGTGATTCGGATTTTGGAGCGACGCGGCCAAGAGGCTGAGGTGATCAAGGCGTATAAAGACTTGATTAGGGTCTCGCGCGGACAGTCGCGCTACGAGTTTGACCTGGTGCGCGTCTACATGCGGTCGGCGCGTCGAGACGAGGCTACGAGCCTGCTCAAGAGCATTGAGCGCCGGTACTCGCGTGACTTGGATGTGCATATGAACCTCGCGGACGCCTATATGCGTTTTGAAATGAGGGATGAGGCGCTTCGCATCTATCAAAAACTGGTGAAGCTCGAGCCGAAGAATGACGCGTTTATTCTGGGGCTGGGCGAGTTCTATTATCAGAGTGGTGAGCTGGATAAGGCGGTCGAGACGTGGACCAAACTGCTCAACTCCAACCTCACTGCGGCCGAGGCTCACGCGAAGCTTGGACAAGTGCTCGCCGAGCATGGCATGGTCGAGCGCGGCCTTACTCACTACGAAAAAGCGGTGGAGATTTCGCCGGAAGACTTAGGGGTGCGTCGCGGTTTGGCCCTTGCCTACGAGCACGCACGGCAGTGGCAGAAGTCCATCGACACGTGGACGTATGTTCTCGATAACGCCGACCACGCCTTGACCTCGAATGAGGCGCGAAGCCGGATCATCAATATCTATCGCAGAACGAACCGCCTCCGAGGAAAGATGCGGGAGTTCCAACAGGCTTTTGAGTCTCGCCCGCGGGACATCCAGGCTGGGTTCTTCTTAGCAGAGTCCCATATTCGGCTGATGGCGTATTCAGACGCCGAGACCATTTATGAAGAGTTGGCGGCGATTGCCAAGCGTGGCGATGCCGGCGAGAAGTCACAAGAGGTGGAGATCGACGCGCTGGTTTCTTTGGACAAACTCTATCAGCAAACCGGAGAGCTCGAGAAAGCGATTGCAACGCTCCAGCGGCTCGCCGAGCTCATGCCGGCGCGCTCCAAAGACTACTTTCACCGTATTGCGGAAGTATCCTTGCGTCTCTATCAAGACGACCAGGCTGTCCACTACGCGACCCTCGCAGTTCAGCTGAACCCTGATGATGCGATGGCGCAGGCCCGTCTTGGCGATGTGTACATGAAGATGGGCAACAAAGAGAGCGCTGCAGTTCAATACAGGCAGGCGGTGGACTTAGACCCAAGGGCCTATGAAATCCAGATGAAGCTGGCCACGATTTTGATCGAATTGGGGCAGCTTCCAGAGGCCGAGAAGTACTTGAGGGACTTGGTTCAGAAGGCTGAGGACGAAAACCTGATCTTGGACGCTGCGCGCCGCGCAGTGTCTTTAGCCGAAGCGGACGACAGGCTCGAGGAAGTGGAGGCCGAGTTTTATCCTCTGGTGTATCGAAGCCCGCCAAAGCAGGTTTATCGGCGAGTGATGGTCGAGGTTTATGACCGATTGACGCTTCCACTGGTGACCCAAGACCAATTTGGTGTTGCGAGCAACAAGGCTGAAGCGACGCGTAAAATCAAGGAGATCGGCACGCGTGCTTTGCCTGTTTTGGTGGATTCGCTTCAAGCTTCTGACCTTGGTGTGCGTGCCGCAGCGATTAGACTCCTGGCGGATTTGCGTCAAAAGAATGCAGCGGTTGCGCTAGCTAATTTGGTGGATAATCCCGCAGAGAATTTGCGCGTCGAGGCAGCTATTTCGGTGGCGCATCTTGGCGAGCCGAGAGCAGTGCAGCCTTTGATTCGGTTGGTTTCGGACACCGATCCAAACCTCAGGGAGCTTGGGATTTGGGCGCTAGGCGGTGTGGGCGGCGAGAAGGCTGTGAGCACACTTGTGGATGTCCTAAAGGGCGGGCAAAGTTGGCGAGAACAAACGCTGGCAGCGTTGGGGCTCGGGAGGATTGGCGGTGACAAGGCTGTTCGAGAGCTCGCGAGTTTCTACGAGACCTTGGGTGAGAGGCGTTTTGGGGAATACATGGGTGTAGCTGTGGTCTGGGGGCTCGCGCGCTCTGGAAACCCACTGGCTGTGGACGCCCTAAAGAAGTCCTTGGAAGAGGGCAACTCCGAGACGAGCACCGTGGCTGCATGGGGACTTTCCCGTGTGGCCAATGAAGCAGCAGTGGCTGCACTCTTTGAGCAGCTTTGGGGTGACGACATGACGACCCGTAGAAGGGCGGCTGTTGCACTAGGGCAGTGGGGAAGCGTCGATCAGAATTCAGAAGAACGGCTGGAGGAAATGCGTTCCGAGACAAGGCTGATTCAGGTCCGTGAACGCAAAATCGATGTTGAGGGTCTTCTGAGACACCTTCGGGTGGAGGCCGAGCTTATCAAGCGCGGTGATCCTTCAAAGTTGCTGGGCGAACACGCAGATACGATCGCACAGGTAGCCGTAGACGTGGTGCGAGCTGGGCGAGGGCACGAGGTCGTGGCGGATCTTGTGGATTCCAGTGGAAGACCTCGACTGGGCCAGGTGATTCCAAGTGTGCCTGAAGGGGATTTGGACCTCTGGAAGTCGATTGCCCGTGCATCTCTGCGTGAGCTGCAAGGTCTAGAGACCTTGAATGACTCGGAACGCCTCGCGGTCTTGCAGCTGATTCACGGTCTTGGTGATAAGGAAAATCTGGGATTTGTGACTTCAAGCTTGAAGCATGAAAATTCGGCCGTACGTACACAAGCGGTGTTTGCGCTCTCGAAAGTTGGCGGGCGCGAGCACGTGGATGAGTTGGCCAAGTTGATGAGCGATTCGTCGTGGGAAGTACGTGTTCAGACTGCCAAGTCGATGGGTATCCTGGCTGGGCCGGGAGGTAATCCCGCAGCTGAGCGCGCGCTCTTGAACGGACTCAAGGATAAGTTTTCTTCGGTACGAGAAGCGTCCGTTTGGGGTCTTGGAGAGCTAAAATCCACGTCTTCAGTAGGGGCGCTGAGGGAGCTTCTCTTGAGCGAGCCTATCGCAATGAAGGTGGCGTGTATTGAGGCGTTGAAAAAAATTGCCTCGTCTGAGGCCATGGAATTGGTCGCGCGCCATCGGCAACATCCGGACTATCGAGTGCGAGCGGCTGCAAATTGA